In Mycoplasma mobile 163K, the genomic stretch CCTGTCGAATATTTAAATTTGACATTTTTTAATTCGATCATTGGTGTATTAATATTATCTGTACTCATAAAATCCTTTTGCTTATATATTATAGTTTATCTAAATACTCTTGGTTAAAAACACCTATAAAATCAATGTTTCTTAATTTTTCCTTTACATCTAAACCATAGCCTGCAAGAAATTTATTTGGAACTATAAATCCTGCTTTATCAACTTCAAGTTTATTTTTACGATTTACTCTTTTGTCTAATAAAGTTAAAATTTTTAATGATTTTGGTTGCTTCATTTTAAGCATTCCGACAACTTTTTCTAAAGTAATTCCACTATCAACAATATCTTCAATAATCAGTACATCTTTATCAAAAATATTTTGTTTTAAATCCATAACCACTTTAACATTTCCTGATGATTCGGTTGAACCTGAATAAGTGGAAAGAGTCATAAAATCTCAAATATGTTCAACAGTCACATTTTTTGCAAGATCAATTAAAAACGGTAAACAACCTTTTAAAAGTCCAATAAAAATTAAATCCTTACTATTTTTATAAGTTTCATTTACTCAATTTGCTAATTCTTTTACTTTGATTTGAATTTCTTCAGATGTAAATAGAATTTCTGTAAAACGTGGGTCATTAGATTTGTGCTTCATAATAGAATTTTAAAGAAAAAAATATTATTTTTACAAAAATAATATTTTTAAAAATTAAAATTAAAAAAGAGAAAATTAATTGTCTAAAAATTTAAGAATTTCTACTTCATATTTAGTTGGGGCATTTATTTCACGAACATCTCCAATTTTAGATCCCATAATTCCTTGAGAAATAGGGGATGAATAACTAATTTTATTTAAAAAAGGATCAGTTTCAAGAGTTCCTACAATTTTTACTTCAAATTGCTTTTTGTTATCAATTCTTTTTAATAATACTTTTGAACCAATAGTAACTTTTTTACTTTTAGAAGCATTTTGAATTTCAGTATAATTTTCTAGAATGTATTCGATTTCTTTAATTCTATCTTCAATTTGACCTTGCTTTTCTCTTGCTGAGTCATACTCTGAATTTTCAGATAAATCACCTTGAGCTCTTGCATCTTTAATTTCTTCAATGATTTTTGGTCTTTCAACATTAATAAGATTATTTAATTCTGTTTTATAAGTTTCAACACTTTCTAAAGTTAAATATAATTTACCATCATTAACTTGTGCATCAAATTCATTTTTATTGATTGGATCATTTTTTATTTTTGTCATATTTTCCTTTTTGAATTATTTTTTTGTTATTAA encodes the following:
- the hpt gene encoding hypoxanthine phosphoribosyltransferase; the protein is MKHKSNDPRFTEILFTSEEIQIKVKELANWVNETYKNSKDLIFIGLLKGCLPFLIDLAKNVTVEHIWDFMTLSTYSGSTESSGNVKVVMDLKQNIFDKDVLIIEDIVDSGITLEKVVGMLKMKQPKSLKILTLLDKRVNRKNKLEVDKAGFIVPNKFLAGYGLDVKEKLRNIDFIGVFNQEYLDKL
- the greA gene encoding transcription elongation factor GreA is translated as MTKIKNDPINKNEFDAQVNDGKLYLTLESVETYKTELNNLINVERPKIIEEIKDARAQGDLSENSEYDSAREKQGQIEDRIKEIEYILENYTEIQNASKSKKVTIGSKVLLKRIDNKKQFEVKIVGTLETDPFLNKISYSSPISQGIMGSKIGDVREINAPTKYEVEILKFLDN